AAGAGGAGAAGATCACCTTGGATCTGACCACACAGCTACGTCTCACGGACATTTCCCATCTCATGGAAATGAATCCGGCAGGAGAGTTGCCACGGCTTTACCAGCTTCTGAAGCGCTTGAAAAAAGGGATCCAGGCTCTGGGGGACCAGATTATCCAGCACTATCTGAGCCGCATCGAGACAGAACAGCAGATGCGCATCTCCTTTGATTCGGATGCGCTTGATGATCTGCTTCCATGGAAGATATCCGTCCGAAAGCAGAGCCCCATCATGGATGGCAGATTTCATGAAATATCAGGTGTCCCATGTCACCCGTTATCATACAGGAAATCGCTTCACTTTCCCATAATGAGCTGTTTCTGACACCCAGACAGACACCGGTCCAGCGCTGCATGGAACATACCCTCACCCTTTCGCCCACATCGCCATTGCCTGCCTGCGCTCCTTGGGACTGCCGGCGCGGTATGTGAGCGGGTATCTCCACACCCAGCCGCCACCGGGAAAAGAAAGGTTGAAAGGCGCGGAAGCCTCCCATGCCTGGTTTGTCGTTTATCTGCCCGGCACAGGATGGGTGGACCTGAATCCCACCTACAATGTCATGCCGTTTGACCAGCACCTGACCTTGGCATGGGGTAGGGATTACAGTGATGTGACCCCGGTGAAGGGCATGGTCCTGGGCGGCGGGCGCCATCAGCTTAGCGTGGCAGTGGATGTGATCAGTATCGACTGATTATACCTGAAGTCGTTATTATCAGTTTTGTCAATGAAGATGATTTGATTTGCCGTGAATGGCCTGATTGCCCGGGGCGAAGACTGCAAAGAGATCGCCCGGGGCCTATGGGGCCGCCCTTCCGGTGGCGGATCAAAAGAAAAATGGCACTGGATGGATTTTCAATTTTTTACAACCCAATTTACATGGCATTTTCCCGTTTGAGCTGTTTTATAATTTCCGTGGTGTTTTTTGCCCGGTTCATGGTGTAGAAATGGAGGCCGTCCACCCCTTTTTCCAGAAGTTTGCGGCATTGATCCGTGGCAACTTCAACACCCAGCTGAGCCGCTCCTGCCTTATCCTCCGGGGCCAGAGCCGATAATTTTTTATCCAGCCAGGCAGGGACGGTAGAGCCGCAGACCCTGGACAGCATCCGGGTTAATTTGACCGTGTATACCGGCATAATCCCCGGAAGAATGGGTACCTGGATACCCTGGTCCCGGCATTTGTCCACAAAGTCAAAGAAGAAGCGGTTGTCGTAAAAATATTGACACACTACATACTCAGCCCCTGCGTCGACCTTTTCCTTGAGATGTCTGATGTCGCTGTCCAGACTTTCGGCCTCCAGATGTCCCTCAGGGTAACCGGCACACCCCAGAGTAAATCCGTAACGGGATTTAATGAAATGGATCATCTCACCGGCATAGGGAAAACTGTTGGGATGGGGGGTAAACGTTTCATCGGCAGGTTTGTCTCCCCGGATTACAAAAATGGTCTCCACCCCCAGGGCCTCATAGGCATCCAGAACCCGGCAGATCTCATCCGGCCCCAGGCCGTACCCGGCAATATAGGCCACCGTGGGCAGTTTTTTTGATTGAACCAGATCTTTTACCGTCTGATAGGACCCATCCCGGGTGGATCCGCCGGCCCCGAAGGTGACAGACAGGTAATCAGGGGAGAGGTCCGCCAGGGTATCCACAGTGGCACTGAACTTCTCTGTGGCCGCTTCGTTCCTGGGAGGGAAAAATTCCATGGAAATGACATTTTTTTTGTTCGTGTACAGATCTGTAACGCGCATCAAATTCTCCTTTATCTCTCATACAGTTCAGTTCATCAGAAATCCTTTAGTCATGGCCCAACTGTCAAAGCAATCCCTGTGCCAGAGTCGTGATCATGCTGCTTATCTTTATTTTGATATTATTTCAATATGTTAGAATAAAACAGTGCCGGATCTCAAACAGCGGTCGTTGTTTTTCGATGCATTTTTGCGACCATTTAAGGAGAATTATAGACGGTTAATTCGGTTCCAGGTGTGTAAGTATCTGTCATTATTTAATATTTCCTTCTGGTATAAACCTTGCTCTCTTTTTTATCGAAAAAATTTTC
Above is a window of Desulfotignum balticum DSM 7044 DNA encoding:
- a CDS encoding transglutaminase N-terminal domain-containing protein, translating into MSPVIIQEIASLSHNELFLTPRQTPVQRCMEHTLTLSPTSPLPACAPWDCRRGM
- the metF gene encoding methylenetetrahydrofolate reductase [NAD(P)H]; the protein is MRVTDLYTNKKNVISMEFFPPRNEAATEKFSATVDTLADLSPDYLSVTFGAGGSTRDGSYQTVKDLVQSKKLPTVAYIAGYGLGPDEICRVLDAYEALGVETIFVIRGDKPADETFTPHPNSFPYAGEMIHFIKSRYGFTLGCAGYPEGHLEAESLDSDIRHLKEKVDAGAEYVVCQYFYDNRFFFDFVDKCRDQGIQVPILPGIMPVYTVKLTRMLSRVCGSTVPAWLDKKLSALAPEDKAGAAQLGVEVATDQCRKLLEKGVDGLHFYTMNRAKNTTEIIKQLKRENAM
- a CDS encoding transglutaminase-like domain-containing protein is translated as MSGYLHTQPPPGKERLKGAEASHAWFVVYLPGTGWVDLNPTYNVMPFDQHLTLAWGRDYSDVTPVKGMVLGGGRHQLSVAVDVISID